The region ATACTAAACCGTGAATACCCGCCGCCATATTCTGACCAGTCGGCGGTAACTCTTTCCACGCTGGCTCCGGGCGGCCCGACTTTAAGGTAACCGATCAACTCTTCCAGTCGCCCTCTCTCTCCCTCAGCCTGGACCTCAACCGCTTTGCCATCAGGCAAGTTACACACGTAACCGGTGATGCCCAGCTCCTCGGCATGACTGGAGACGAAGGCACGGAAGTAGACGCCCTGAACACGACCGTACACTATCACCCTGACCGAGGCTAATTCAGCCATCGTAAACCTATCCCGGAATAAACCTTGCCCGAATAAACCTTGCCCGTAA is a window of Dehalococcoidales bacterium DNA encoding:
- a CDS encoding acylphosphatase, giving the protein MAELASVRVIVYGRVQGVYFRAFVSSHAEELGITGYVCNLPDGKAVEVQAEGERGRLEELIGYLKVGPPGASVERVTADWSEYGGGYSRFSIKY